ATCAATTGATATGCAGTGAGCTGCGGGTGGGTGGCGAGTCGTCGAGCAGATAAAGCCGATTTCATCGTTGTTTTCGTGCTGCAACGTTCTGGCTGTGTGGTCGAAACGGCGGACGCACGAAGCTCAGCGCTGTCCGCCGTTTTTATTGCACGCCGCAACGTATCTCCAGTTGGTTGGGCGTTGAGAAAGCTCACGTCTCCGCTATCCATCGCCATGATTGCGGAAACAACCACTACGCCGATCGCCCCTCTCACAGTTCCCCCGGCAGCAGAGCCGCCGGCTGGAGGGTTGAGCGCCATTTGCGTTGGCATAGTGATCGATAGGTTCTGCAGGACCATGTCTGTCTCGCCCCTTATCGTCGGGGTCGATAGTCTCCGGCTGCAAGGCGGAATGCGGCGACTGAGCTGCCAGCGTAGCGATATTCAAATGGAACGGGATCCTTGAGTCACACGACTTGGCTCGGGTTAGACGGCGGAGTCAAGTGCTTTGAATTCAAGGCGCATCCGGTCAGGCATCCTAATAGGGCCACTATGGCGAACCCCGAAAGTTGGCACACGCTGTTCATTATTAATTTGATTAACTAAGTATCATTTGCTAACTTTAGTATGTATTGGAGCTCCCTGCAAGCTGCAATGTTGTAGGGCAGAAGTGGACGAATCATGCGCAATGAAATCGAGTCCACTGGGTCGCTTGATCGATAGTTTCCACGAGGCAACTCTCAAGTCATTCCTCGTGGTCACCCTAAAACGGGAGACATACCTGGTGTTGGAACGTTTCAGAGGACTCAACCTTCTTGGCAGAATACGGACGACCTCGGCGACGCTCAGCGGGGCGTCAACTTCATGCCATTACACGAAGTCAATTTATGTTCAACCTAGACTCTGGCCGTACGGAATTGCTGTTTAACGCGCACATTGATGAATTCCACGTTGTCGACAAGGACACAATGTTCAATGAATTATCTAAAGGCGCGTTTACGGACTTTCATCGAAAAAAAGCGAGTGTGTATTTTCTTGCCAAAACACGCCGAGTGGCATTTATTCCCAAAACATTCGGTATCGAAGCGGATTTTTGTTTGAACGGAAAGATAAAAATAGGAAATCGTGTAGAGGCAGTGCGATTCAATGTTGCAAAGATGCTTTTTGAGGCGAGCGGCGTTAAGACGCACTTTGCTTCCTGGGAGCATTGGGCAACGGAGGTAATGTCGGGATGGGGCCTAAAGGACGCTCAAAATCTGTCGGCGGGCGAGATGTATCGAAGGTTCATCGCAATCGACTTTGAACTCTCCAGCGGCGCCTACTTGTACATTGATTGCAAGTTCTTGCAAGGCGTGAAGGGAGGTGACCTGAGGGCCCGCACTGTCGTAAATCCTATTCAGCTTGCTCATATGTTTGATTGGAATGTGTTCGACGACATCGAGGTTCTGTATATCGGCAAGAGCAAGGGTAGCGTGCTCAATCGGACCATGAACCACAATAAATGGGGAGGCATTACGAGCGCGGTAAAAGAAGACGAGATGGTGCTCGTATATTTCATGAACATCGCGCACAGTCCGATGGCGAAAGTTACACCTTTCCAGATATTGAGAGTGGTCGGTGCGATAGACGATGACGAACTCGACCGAGATGCGGTGAGCGTGATTACAGAGGCTGCGCTTATCAAGCACTTCTTTAAGGAGAAGGGATTCAACGAGCAGGTAGTAACTCAGCCGATTGAAGAGGTAGCTAAGATAAAAGAAATGCTGGTTGACCGTGGTTACACTGGAGTGCTCGTGGAGGTACGGCTTGATGGGCCTCTCGGCGTGCTGGGTACCGATGCCACTGGCTATCATAATCACCATGCTGCCCGTTATATGCTGCAGCAACTGTAGTGCTTCCAGCAAAGGGCGGGTCCAGCTCAACATGAGCTTTGATCTATTGTTCCGTGGCAGCCTGCGCGTCTCCAGAGCGAGTGCCCTTCCTGCATAGATGTTGCACGCCGGCTCACGGCCAAGAACCGTCACGATTGTCGGCCCATAGCGACGACTAGCGTATTCTCTATCCACGCGACAGGCACGCTCGGTTTGTCGTTTAAATCCAATCAGGTATCTGGACGAGGTCCATGGCAAACGCAGTGGCAGGTGGTGTTCGGGTTGTGCTCCGACTTGAAGGGCTGTGCATTCTTGTGGCTGGTGTTCTGGGCTACGCAAAATTCGGCAGTGGTTGGGGAACATTCGCTTTGTTCTTTCTTGCCCCAGACCTTTCCTTCGCGGGCTATCTTGCTGGATCGAAGGCGGGAGCTATCGCGTACAACCTGGCGCACTCTCTTGTCGGCCCGTTGGCAGTGCTGCTTACGGGAATTCTTCTGTCCGCACCCGTCGCGGTCACGGCCGGCATCATTTGGGTAGCGCATATCGGTCTAGACCGTGCGCTGGGCTATGGCCTCAAGTATTCGGCGGGGTTCAAGTTCACCCACTTGGGCGTCATTGGTCAGGGGCGCACTGGCGCCTGACCGTTCATTCAAGACAGCCTGCCCAAAGCGCGCTTATCCGCGCGGCGCGGCCACAACCCAAGAGCGTTGGCAAATGTCTTCCCTGAATGGACCGCGACACGATGCAATCGACGCGACGGGCGCATCAAGTCCTGGAAATCCAATTGCCGTGTAGTCCCTGCGGCACGCGCTGCGGCATCTCGATGACGGCGACGGGGGACTCTTCGATCCGGGTCGCGTCCAGCAAAACCAGGTTGCTGCCCTGGCGCACCGGATCGTAGGTGAAGGCCGCCAGATAACCGTCGTCCTCCGCACCACCGCCCGGCTTGGGCACGAACGCAGCCTCGCCAACGATCTGGTTACCCAGGTCATGGCGCGTGTATCGGCCGGTCTCGGTATCGAGCTTGAGCACGGTATTGAACACCGCCGAAGGCGGGTTGGCTTCTTTCAGCGAGGAGGTCAAGGTGGGCATGTAGACGAAGCGAGTGGGTAGCGCCTCGCGTAGATGGTTTACTCGCGGAAATTCGGTAACCTCGTTCGAGAAGCCGGCGACCTTGAAGCTGCGGCTCGCCGGGTCGATGGTCATGCGCTTGAATGTGGGGGTAGGGCCGTACGCCAAGGCAAATTTGTCGTGCTGCACGTAGTCCACGACGATCTGCTGGCCGCGCTCGAATCCGTTGGCGAAGTGGAAGACAAAAAAGGGCTCGCCTTCGATCCAGATGGGAACACCGCCGTCCAACGGGAGCAATGCGATACGCATGCCCAGATCGGGACGCCATTGCAGCATCGATTGGCCGGCCTTCGCTGCCTGGACATCGAACACCGCCGGTCCGGCGATAAGGACAACGTAGTGCTCCGTCAGGATGAAATCGTGGATCATTGTGGGCATTGGAAGTTCCACCGAACTGGTGTTCACCAACATTCCGGAAGCATCGATGCGATGAAACTTCACCGTCGGCGTGCGCCAGCTGTATTCCAGTGCGTAGAGATCGCCCGTGCGCGGATGATGCCGATTGTGAGCGCCCAGGCGCAACGGTTCGGAGCCGCCGGCGGTCCACTGGCCCAAGGTATCCAGTTCCGCGCTTATCTCGTAGCTGGTCGTCGCTTCGTTGAGCGCGATAAAGCGGCCGCCATGCTGGATAATGTTCACGAACGCGCCGTTCTTCAAGAACGATGGCGCTTCTCCCGGTAGGAATAGGCCGCGATCGACAGGCACAGGATGTGCGAAGCTTCCAAAGACGGCCCTGCCGGCCCGGCGCTCCACCATCAGGCTTTCCGTCTTCACGAAACGGTTGCAATAACGGGCCTTTCCGTCTTCGATATAGACGGCATGGATCATGCCATCGCCGTCCAGCGGGTAGGTGTAGCCGATAGGCTTGAACTCCGGGTTGGGTCCGTTGCGCATGTAGACGCCGCGCAAGTCGGCGGGAATCTTCCCCGAACTCACCCGAAGATCGGGTACGTCGACCTCGCGCTGCACCGGAAGGAAGTTCCCGCTAAGATGCGGATCGTCGTAAGTCCAGGGCACATCGACTCCCTCGTCAGCCCGGGCCAGAGGCCATAGGGCATGGCTGCCGATAAGCGTGGCCCCGCTGGCGGCCAGATGGTGAAACGCACGGCGTGTGAGTGGTGGCGACATGATGGTCCCCAAGAAATGGACACAGTCCTCTCGCGCTCGGCACCGCGGGCGCATGGCAGCGTGTACGAATCGGCTATTGGCCTTCCAAAGCGGGATACTGCTCGACGTATTCCTCATCCAGGCAACCGTAGTACTTAACGGTTCGAGCAACCAGGTCCACGTCGTAGCGGACGACACCTGCGCGCCACGCAGCCTGGAGAAATTCCGGAAACGTGCTGTCTCCAGCCTGGTCGGTCTGCAGCGCCTTTACGAGCGCATGCCTATCGAACGCCGGTACGTCTGCCGCGCCTGTCACCAGCGGCGTTCCCTGCATGACCACCGGCCCATCCTGGGTCAGATACAGGCTCTGGCATGCCGGTAAGAACCATATATTCCGCACGACGCCCGCTCGACGAAGGGTATCGGCCAGGTATGGAAACCCGCCCACTTTAGGTCCGTCGATCACGGCCCGCTGCTGCGCGGACTTTAGATTCTCTATCGCTTTGCTCATTGCCATTCCTCCTATTGCGGAAGCGTTGGTGCGAGAACGTGTGGAGGAGGCATGGCTTTCCATGGAAACTACTGTCGTTTCCATGGAAAGGATTGTCAAGGTTGATTGTCGAGGTCATCACGTGGACAAAAGAATGGGAGATCTCACATGTGAGGTGAATGCCCGCAGCGGATTACTGTTTTTTGGTGACGACCCGTCCTTCCGAATGTATGTGTACGGCTGGCTACGCGCTAAACCCCATCCCGCATCCCCAGCATGCGCTCGACTTCCCGCGCCAGCGCCACCAGCCGTGGACCGATGTCCGCCGCCCGTTCCCGGTATGGTCCATCGCTGGATGGCACGCCGCAATTGAACACATACAAAAGCGACTGATAGGGACGGCAGAGCGGTGCGGCGAAACCGTACGCATCTGGGCGCCACTGCACGTTGTTGCCGCAGTACCCCTTGCGCTCCAGATCCCTGCGGGCGGCCGGCAATGTGCCGATATGCGCGGCGTAGTGGCCGGGGTCGGCCAGTTTCAGTTGGTTCAGGACGGCCGCGCGATCGGCGTCGGACGTTCGCGCCAGCCACGCCTTGCCCGCCGCGCTGGATAGCAGGGGCAGGGCCGCGCCGATGTCCGGGCGCGTTTGCAGTGCCTCGTTGGACCTTGCCGTATCCACATAGACCATCTGCAGCCGGTCCCGCACCACCAGCGACACGGCGCCGCGTATGTGGTTGGCCACCATTTTCATCAAGGGCCGGGCGACCTGGCGGATGTGCATGCTGGCCAGCAGGGGATGGCTAAGCGCCAGTACTGCCGCGCCTAATCTGTAGCGCGGCGGCTTCCCGATCGCTTGCAGGTAGCCCAGTTGCACCAGCGTATGCGTCAGGCGCGCCACCGCGCTTCGGGACAGTCCGGTGCGCAGCGCAAAGTCCTTGTTGGCCAGGAGGGGGCGTTCCGCGCTGAAGCACGCCAGGATGTCGATGCCGTGCGCCAGGGTGGTGGCGAAGTCGGGGTCGTGGCGCTCAGGCATCTTGGGCGTCCAGCATTTTTTCGACGCGCGCGACCAGTTTGCACAGGCGCGGCGCGATGCGCGTGCGCAGCGCGCCGGGACGCAGGCGGGACAGGGGCACGCCGCAATTGAAGACCAGCACGCGGCCCTCGACGGGCTTGCGCATGGGCACGGCGACCGCATGGATGTCCGATAGCCAGTCGCCCTCCGAGACGCAGTACCCATGCCGCGCGAAATCGTTCTGGGCTTGCAGCCACGCTGCCTGGTGCTGGGTCCATGCGGGCGTGTCCTGCCGGCGCAGGGTTTCCAGGATCGGCCCGGCCTGGTCCGCCGGGGCCTGCGCCAGCCACGCGCGACCCATGGCGCAGGGCAGCAAGGGAAGCAAGGCACCGATGCCGGGCCGGAAGGCAATGGCGTCGTGGCCGCGGCACGTTTCCAGATACACCATGTGCAGGCCATGCTGCATGCCCAGGGATACCGATCCGCCGGCGAATTCCGCCAGGCGCTGCATTATCGGCCGTGCAAGCTGGCGCACGCGCACGTTGGCAAGCAGGGGGTAGCTCAGCGACAGGACAGCCGGGCCCAGCCGATACCGCCGCAGGCCGGCGTCGTACGAAAGCAGGCCGCGCTGCACCAGGGTGTTGGTCAACCGCGAGATGGTCGCCTTGGACAAGGCCGTGCGCGCGGACAGCTCGCCGTTGCTTAGCGCGGGCTCTCCGTGACGGAAGGCCTGGAGCACCGACAGGCCGTGCGCCAGCGTGGTGGCGAAGGCGGGATCGGGATGGCGCTGACGGGATGTGGCGGGCATGGGAGGCATCCGGATGCGGCATGGCCTGGCCGCGCGGGTGGTCCGATCATAGAACAGCCGCGGGCGGCGCGGCGTGCCCCGCGTTCAAGATATCGAAACAGTTGTCTCGCGGATTCCAGGGTTTTGCTAGGCTGCTTCCAGCTGGATCCACGAGCCCGCGCACCCATACCGAACGCGGCCGCCAGGAAATGGAGACAAAGACATGATCAGGGATGCCGAAGGCTACGCGGGATTCATCGATAGCCTGCGCCGATTCGTCCGGGAACGTCTAATACCGCGCGAGGCGGAAGTCGCCGCGCGGGATGAGGTGCCTGGCGATATCGTGGCGGCCATGGCCGCGCAGGGCATGTTCGGCTATTCGATACCGCAAGCCTACGGCGGCGCCGGCATGACGACCGAGGAGCTGATCCTGGCGGCGCTGGAGCTTTCTCAGTGTTCCGTGGCGTTCCGGGCGCGTGTCGGGACGAATACCGGGATCGGTTCCGAAGCCTTGGTGGCCGATGGCACCGAGGCACAGAAGCGGCGCTACCTGCCGGGATTGGCCAGCGGCGAGTTGACGGGCTGCTTCGCCCTGACGGAGCCGGAAGCGGGTTCGGACGCCACGGCCTTGCGCACGACGGCGGTGCGCGACGGTGACGAGTATGTGCTGAACGGCGAGAAATGCTTCATCACCAATGCGCCCCTGGCCGACGTGTTCACCGTGATGGCGCGTACCGACCCCAACGAGGCGGGCGCGCGCGGGATCACGGCATTCATCGTGGAGCGTGGCGCGCAGGGCCTGTCCACCGGGCAGGCGTACGACAAGATGGGACAGGCTGGCTCGCCGGTCTCCGCGGTGTACTTCCAGGATTGCCGCGTGCCGGCCGCCAACATCATCGGCGGTCGCGAGGGCCAGGGGTTCAAGACGGCGATGAAGGTGCTGAATAAGCAGCGCATCCATCTGGCCGCGCTGTGCATCGGCCCGGCCATCCGCATGCTGGACGACACGATGCGCTTTGTGGCGCAACGCCGCCAGTTCGGCAAGCCGCTGATGGATTTCCAACTGGTGCAGGCGATGATCGCCGACTGCAATACCGAGATCCAGGCCGCGCGCGCGCTCGTGCTGCAAACCGCGCGCGCCCGGGACGAGGGCAGGGATGTGACGCTGGACGCGTCGATGTGCAAGTACTTCGCGTCGGAAATGTGCGGCCGCGTGGCCGACCGCTGCGTGCAGATGCACGGCGGCTATGGCTATATCGCGGACTACGGCATCGAGCGCTTCTACCGCGACGTGCGGCTGTTCCGCCTGTACGAGGGCACCAGCCAGATCCACCAATTGACGATTGCCCGCCATACCTTGACGCAGGCGGGCCATACGCCCGGCCGCTAGCCAGCCGCGCACGCCGGAGCCACGGCGTCGCGCGCAAGCCCGACGCCAGGTACACAGCCTTTCCCACAGCCGGGCCGCCAGAAGCCCGCATCGCACCGCCAAAGGAGACTTCGCCATGCTTGCCCAACGCCTTCACGGATGGTTGACCGCCATCGCCATTGCCGCCTTATCGTGCATCGCGCCGCATGGCGCGTCGGCCGCCTATCCCGACAGGCCGATACGCTTGATCGTGCCGTTCGCGCCCGGCGGATCCACCGACATCCTGGGCCGCATCCTGGCCGATACGCTGCACCCCATACTGGGCCAGCCCATCATCGTGGAGAACCGGCCCGGCGCGGGCGGCAACATCGGCGGCGACTTCGTCGCCCGCGCGGCGCCCGATGGCTATACGCTGCTGCTGGCCGCGGCAGGCCCCACGGTGATCAACCCCAGCCTGTACCGCAATATGCCGTACGACCCGGCGAAGGACCTGGCCCCCATCTCGTGCCTGGAGCGCGAACACAACCTGATGGTGGTGGGGAAGTCCATGCCGGCGAAGACCTTGCAGGAGTTCCTGGCGTATGCGCGGGCCCACCCTGGCAAGCTTTCTTTCGGTTCGCCGGGTAATGGTTCGCCCGCCCATCTTGCCGGCGAACTGCTGAACCAGAAGGCCGGCTTGAAGATGCAGCACGTGCCCTACAAAGGGACCGGGCCGGCCATCACCGACCTGGTCGCCGGCCACATCGACATGATCATCGACAACATGCCGGCACTGCTGCCGCAGGTCAAGGCGGGCAATCTGCGGGCGCTGGCCGTGCCCAGCGATAAGCGCGCGACGGCCGCTCCGGATATTCCGACGTTCTCCGAGGCGGGGCTGGACGGTTTCGTGGTCATGGCCTGGAAGGGGCTGATGGCGCCGGCCAAGACCGACCCCGCGATCATCGAGCGCCTGCATGCCGCCGTGCTGCAGGCCTTGGCGGATCCGAAGCTGCGCACCCGTTTCCAGGAACTGGGCGCGGAGCCCCTGGGCAACACGCCCGCGGAATTCGCTCGCCAGATCACCGAGGAAACCGCGTGGTGGGGCAAGCTGGTGGCCTCCACCGGGGCCAGCGTGCAATAGCCACGGCGCCGGCGGGGCAAGGACCGGCCCGCGGTCGCCGCGCCCGCGGGCCGGCGTGGAATTCAAGGAGTAGACGAGATGGTTGCCGAAGACGACAACATCCAGGATGCCGGCGTGCAGGCGCTGTGCGCGCGCGTCGACCGCTTCGTCGATGAAGTGGCCATTCCGGCGGAGTCCCCGGCCATCGCGCGCGATGTCGCGCAGCTGGACCGCCGGGTCACGGCCTTGCGCCAGCAGGCGCGCGCGGCGGGCCTGTACGCGCCGCAGCTGCCGCCGGAATGGGGCGGCCTGGGCTTGGGATGGCGGGCATTGGCACGGGTGCTGGAGTCCGCAGGCCGAAGTTTTCTGGGGCCCGCGGCATTGAACTGCGCGGCGCCCGACCAGCCCAATATGCTGACATTGCTGCGCCTGGGGACCCCGGCGCAACAGGCTCGCTACCTGGCGCCGCTGACCCGTGGCGAGCGGCGCGCCTGCTTCGCGATGACGGAGCCTCCGCCCGGCGCGGGCTCCGATCCCGCCATGCTGCGCACGCGCGCCGAGCGGCATGCCGGCAAATGGGTGCTGAACGGCCACAAGATGTTCATCAGCGGCGGCGTCGGCGCCGATTTCGCGCTGGTGCTGGCCATGACGGACGCCGGTGCCACGCTCTTTCTGGTGGACGCGGACAATCCCGGCTACGAGGTCGTGCGCGACATCGGCATGGTCACGGTCTACCAGATCGGCGGCCATGCCGAAATCCGCCTGCGCGATTGCGTGGTCGATGACAGCGCCGTCGTCGGCGAACCGGGACTAGGCATGGCGCACGCCCAGTTGCGCCTGGAACCGGCGCGGCTGCTCCATTGCATGCGCTACATCGGCCGCGCCCGCCGTGCGTTGGAAACCGCGCAGGCGCACGTATTGCATCGGGAGTCCTTCGGCGCGCGGCTGGCCGACCTGCAGCAGATACAAGCGATGGTGGCCGATTCGCATATCGACCTGCATGCCAGCCGGCTGCTGACGCTGGATTGCGCGGCGCGCATGGACCTGGGACAGCCGGTCAAGGAGAGCAGCGCCATGGCCAAGGTTTTCGTGTCGGAAGCCGTGGGCCGGGTGGCCGACCGTGCCGTGCAGATGATGGGCGCACTCGGCGTATCCGACGATACCCCCGTCGGCCAGATCTGGCAGGAGCTGCGCGCGTTTCGCATCTACGACGGCGCCAATGAGTTGCACCGCGCGACGCTGGCGCGCCGCCTGCTGTCCCGGCATCGTGCCGCACGAGAGAACGCCCATGACGATCAATGAATTCCCGGCCTACCGGCTGCATGCCGGCGTGGACGGCGGGCGGCCGGAGGGCCGCGTCGAACAGATCAGGGTCGAGGACCTGTCGCCCGGCGACACCCTGGTGAAAGTGGCCTACGCGGGCCTGAACTACAAGGACGCGCTGGCCATGGCCGGCATCGGCCGCATCGTTCGCGACTATCCGCGTATCGGTGGAATCGACCTGAGCGGCACGGTGGTGCATTCGGCGGACCCCGGCCTGCGGCCCGGCCAGGAAGTGGCCGTGCATGGCTTCGGCATCGGCGTGGACCACGACGGCGGCTACGCCCACTACGCGCGGGTGCGCCACGAGTGGGTCATGCCCCTGCCGGAGGGCATCGGCCTGCGCGAAGCCGCGGCAATCGGCGCGGCCGGCTATTCCGCCGCCTTGTCGCTGCACTGGATGGAGCATTGCGGACTGGCCCCGGATCGAGGGCCGGTGCTGGTCACGGGCGCCACCGGCGGCGTGGCCGGCGTCGCCATCGACATACTCGACGGGCGCGGATACACGGTGTGCGCGATGAGCGGAAAACCCGCCGCGCACGATTATCTGCGCGGGATCGGCGCTCATGTTGTGGAAGCGCCGCCCGACCTGGCCGGCGCCAGCCGTCCCCTGGCGAGCGCGCGCTGGGCCGGCGTGATCGATTCGGTGGGCGGCGCCATGCTGGCGCACGCGTTGGCCGCGGTGAAGCCCGAAGGCGTGGTGGCGGCATTGGGTAACGCCGGCGGCGGCGAACTGCCGACCACCGTCATGCCCTTCATCCTGCGCGGGGTCAAGCTGCTCGGTATCAATGCCAACAGTCCCATGCCGCTGCGCCGCGAGGTATGGGGCAAGCTGGCGCGCGAATACCGGCCGCGGCATAGCGACCGCATGGCACGGGTCATCGACCTGCCGCAGCTTCCCGCGACACTGCAATCCCTGCTCGATCGGGGCCATATCGGCCGCACGGTCGTGCGC
Above is a genomic segment from Bordetella genomosp. 11 containing:
- a CDS encoding acyl-CoA dehydrogenase family protein produces the protein MVAEDDNIQDAGVQALCARVDRFVDEVAIPAESPAIARDVAQLDRRVTALRQQARAAGLYAPQLPPEWGGLGLGWRALARVLESAGRSFLGPAALNCAAPDQPNMLTLLRLGTPAQQARYLAPLTRGERRACFAMTEPPPGAGSDPAMLRTRAERHAGKWVLNGHKMFISGGVGADFALVLAMTDAGATLFLVDADNPGYEVVRDIGMVTVYQIGGHAEIRLRDCVVDDSAVVGEPGLGMAHAQLRLEPARLLHCMRYIGRARRALETAQAHVLHRESFGARLADLQQIQAMVADSHIDLHASRLLTLDCAARMDLGQPVKESSAMAKVFVSEAVGRVADRAVQMMGALGVSDDTPVGQIWQELRAFRIYDGANELHRATLARRLLSRHRAARENAHDDQ
- a CDS encoding IclR family transcriptional regulator produces the protein MPERHDPDFATTLAHGIDILACFSAERPLLANKDFALRTGLSRSAVARLTHTLVQLGYLQAIGKPPRYRLGAAVLALSHPLLASMHIRQVARPLMKMVANHIRGAVSLVVRDRLQMVYVDTARSNEALQTRPDIGAALPLLSSAAGKAWLARTSDADRAAVLNQLKLADPGHYAAHIGTLPAARRDLERKGYCGNNVQWRPDAYGFAAPLCRPYQSLLYVFNCGVPSSDGPYRERAADIGPRLVALAREVERMLGMRDGV
- a CDS encoding DUF1398 domain-containing protein, whose protein sequence is MSKAIENLKSAQQRAVIDGPKVGGFPYLADTLRRAGVVRNIWFLPACQSLYLTQDGPVVMQGTPLVTGAADVPAFDRHALVKALQTDQAGDSTFPEFLQAAWRAGVVRYDVDLVARTVKYYGCLDEEYVEQYPALEGQ
- a CDS encoding DUF4260 domain-containing protein produces the protein MANAVAGGVRVVLRLEGLCILVAGVLGYAKFGSGWGTFALFFLAPDLSFAGYLAGSKAGAIAYNLAHSLVGPLAVLLTGILLSAPVAVTAGIIWVAHIGLDRALGYGLKYSAGFKFTHLGVIGQGRTGA
- a CDS encoding acrylyl-CoA reductase family protein — protein: MTINEFPAYRLHAGVDGGRPEGRVEQIRVEDLSPGDTLVKVAYAGLNYKDALAMAGIGRIVRDYPRIGGIDLSGTVVHSADPGLRPGQEVAVHGFGIGVDHDGGYAHYARVRHEWVMPLPEGIGLREAAAIGAAGYSAALSLHWMEHCGLAPDRGPVLVTGATGGVAGVAIDILDGRGYTVCAMSGKPAAHDYLRGIGAHVVEAPPDLAGASRPLASARWAGVIDSVGGAMLAHALAAVKPEGVVAALGNAGGGELPTTVMPFILRGVKLLGINANSPMPLRREVWGKLAREYRPRHSDRMARVIDLPQLPATLQSLLDRGHIGRTVVRFS
- a CDS encoding Bug family tripartite tricarboxylate transporter substrate binding protein codes for the protein MLAQRLHGWLTAIAIAALSCIAPHGASAAYPDRPIRLIVPFAPGGSTDILGRILADTLHPILGQPIIVENRPGAGGNIGGDFVARAAPDGYTLLLAAAGPTVINPSLYRNMPYDPAKDLAPISCLEREHNLMVVGKSMPAKTLQEFLAYARAHPGKLSFGSPGNGSPAHLAGELLNQKAGLKMQHVPYKGTGPAITDLVAGHIDMIIDNMPALLPQVKAGNLRALAVPSDKRATAAPDIPTFSEAGLDGFVVMAWKGLMAPAKTDPAIIERLHAAVLQALADPKLRTRFQELGAEPLGNTPAEFARQITEETAWWGKLVASTGASVQ
- a CDS encoding carotenoid oxygenase family protein; the encoded protein is MSPPLTRRAFHHLAASGATLIGSHALWPLARADEGVDVPWTYDDPHLSGNFLPVQREVDVPDLRVSSGKIPADLRGVYMRNGPNPEFKPIGYTYPLDGDGMIHAVYIEDGKARYCNRFVKTESLMVERRAGRAVFGSFAHPVPVDRGLFLPGEAPSFLKNGAFVNIIQHGGRFIALNEATTSYEISAELDTLGQWTAGGSEPLRLGAHNRHHPRTGDLYALEYSWRTPTVKFHRIDASGMLVNTSSVELPMPTMIHDFILTEHYVVLIAGPAVFDVQAAKAGQSMLQWRPDLGMRIALLPLDGGVPIWIEGEPFFVFHFANGFERGQQIVVDYVQHDKFALAYGPTPTFKRMTIDPASRSFKVAGFSNEVTEFPRVNHLREALPTRFVYMPTLTSSLKEANPPSAVFNTVLKLDTETGRYTRHDLGNQIVGEAAFVPKPGGGAEDDGYLAAFTYDPVRQGSNLVLLDATRIEESPVAVIEMPQRVPQGLHGNWISRT
- a CDS encoding acyl-CoA dehydrogenase family protein codes for the protein MIRDAEGYAGFIDSLRRFVRERLIPREAEVAARDEVPGDIVAAMAAQGMFGYSIPQAYGGAGMTTEELILAALELSQCSVAFRARVGTNTGIGSEALVADGTEAQKRRYLPGLASGELTGCFALTEPEAGSDATALRTTAVRDGDEYVLNGEKCFITNAPLADVFTVMARTDPNEAGARGITAFIVERGAQGLSTGQAYDKMGQAGSPVSAVYFQDCRVPAANIIGGREGQGFKTAMKVLNKQRIHLAALCIGPAIRMLDDTMRFVAQRRQFGKPLMDFQLVQAMIADCNTEIQAARALVLQTARARDEGRDVTLDASMCKYFASEMCGRVADRCVQMHGGYGYIADYGIERFYRDVRLFRLYEGTSQIHQLTIARHTLTQAGHTPGR
- a CDS encoding IclR family transcriptional regulator; translated protein: MPATSRQRHPDPAFATTLAHGLSVLQAFRHGEPALSNGELSARTALSKATISRLTNTLVQRGLLSYDAGLRRYRLGPAVLSLSYPLLANVRVRQLARPIMQRLAEFAGGSVSLGMQHGLHMVYLETCRGHDAIAFRPGIGALLPLLPCAMGRAWLAQAPADQAGPILETLRRQDTPAWTQHQAAWLQAQNDFARHGYCVSEGDWLSDIHAVAVPMRKPVEGRVLVFNCGVPLSRLRPGALRTRIAPRLCKLVARVEKMLDAQDA